In a genomic window of Clavelina lepadiformis chromosome 7, kaClaLepa1.1, whole genome shotgun sequence:
- the LOC143464541 gene encoding pecanex-like protein 1 isoform X1, with amino-acid sequence MRENLLKFLQQGIWASLTGGWYYDSTHSSFTNIFHLYTWLFLLCAPFILYLAVSLTWIAIIGYSFAIVVFFITLKLVNNHLHSTFDSEEHLLKRSASSNKDDKVVEIEHDMDRDPEQPQPSGDVPNNSDESKLKRQNTDVEEDTSLDWTGHQSLWNDLIGHESGRVTIKDTSKTSQNVEDEAVKDVDVEEDSNGNKIPVQQASLTDTKASTLLKKSIEDERLVDSSGNLKVKEGKMLLTIAEFLAEDSDRPSTSKGVLVKEDVQSSSHHFNNEKERQVQKIEDFRNLPHLSSSSGDEYWSESDDHHSSHSSSSWSTCNSSKKEFSAPTRATSRIQRRGGFRNRGRHIKPSAKIARRRQGFAATRTSSNQQTAKSSGEVEHFKSIEKREKVSINDRQGRGDASNSLTSLSSSTTLPTSSSINHTVFSFDTSSLRLSDDKYKKKDSSASESEQHVGIPSEHTERSQKSSSRKRHVRYRRNAPTRTQSHPIDIPGHPRLSETSFKRKSSRSLSNASRHRHPAGDQPVPPSCERKSMERTSFIHPNEEDVPGCSVRRRNTSESKALKLHRAANHTDTTEGAIHSFQDEFGNWMTYTFGCDSPGVALPDQHSLYRPTSARSRVKSSSSMSMQDSTTEQATSSHQFRSELPSDSISGPMQRFASPRLPEQQQLLLESMRRMIENGQRVPSFPPADTSPSSIMSQLDIPRRVSTPRVKLHYRLNLLPFKSITIQYDRLALLDLLDRNVLTADAVFSVIVAGIVAFFGLLLLAQNLFYDVWAFWLCFVMAASQFSLVKSVQPDSASPTHGHNRIIAYSRPFYFIISASLLLLFNYLSDPSNIYLEGIPLYGLQLFNNHGCQIARDFMFVFVLLLPCVFLFGLLPQINTFLLYLFEQTEIHAFGGSASTSLAASTFSLLRSLLTAALLYGFTYGALVTKEGSQHILFSLFCGLLISVSYHLSRQTTSLSTLWSIIKCKILPKSRNSDPTDRLSKDPATEADNISSRYTFETVKSRLESEVILCPVISVLFFAVHCSTAFTALQNTLTTVLLCLVGGLGFLLHYFLPQLRKNIPWLLFAHPILKAHEHKLFEVTEKARLMWFERVYMIFTFFERNVLFPVFIMNELTREASNVTTTYGNAFGCVIITVIGLKLVRNAYISPSTQYLVISFSKLFVTYDARNLDDSVLISYYIFGILFVKFQELIMKLQFWLIYICPWQITWGSALHAFAQPFAVPHSAFLVAHAILASILQAPFAPFLGSALFLSSYPRPLKFWERNYNTKRKDHSNTPLSSQIGQGPQSDNNNLNSIFYEHLTYSLQKSLAGDLALGRWGNVYPGDCFILASDDLNAMVHVVELGNGVVTFQLRGLEFNGTYCQQREVEAINEDADVSNACCCCKIGKIKGMLSFNAAFHHRWLAWQVVISNYVLEGYSISDINATAMLGVFDLRKVINNYIVKGIIYFLITHDSIEKWIQNENIRSQLVQLEQADYADDDPTFVGAIDEDYDNWLFGVSRVKFFEVYGSWIEHCCKERLKTHEAIDYSQPSKLVTLCYAITVLGRRALGTASQTVSSNLDSFLHGLHSLFKGDFRITSPKDEWVFVDMNLLQNVIAPGVRMALKLHQDYFSNPEEYDEYDVLYKAVEGYSSNMVITHEGDPEWRKAVLCNVPSLLALRRVTSETFIDQYSVITLNNRALGFSVVKVNRECVRGLWAGQQNELIFLRNRNPERGSIQNAKQVLRNMINSSCDQPIGYPIYVSPLTSSFTNSSESLNSILGGPLTFSRLRAIFTNFITCVRQSCTGSCNSGGSGASPPAIAMRPIPPPVAQAHCGSVQVTGSQFRQRSVQSMTSISNTEASKKEGHVTTSLSSSVTITQTGQQEAAMSSSSQVIFQKKCPSGSDSNLDFSKLSLKRISDTQGESGTWKRSLEFANSNTSSNSNADSKVDMRS; translated from the exons ATGCGGGAAAATCTACTCAAGTTTCTACAACAAGGCATTTGGGCTTCGTTGACTGGGGGATGGTATTATGACTCAACGCACAGCAGTTTTACAAACATATTTCATCTTTATACATGGCTTTTTCTACTTTGTGCTCCTTTTATCTTATACTTG gCGGTCTCATTAACATGGATTGCTATTATCGGATATTCTTTTGCTATTGTTGTGTTCTTTATCACTTTGAAGCTAGTAAACAACCATCTTCACAGCACATTTGACTCTGAGGAGCATTTGCTGAAAAGAAGTGCTAGTTCCAACAAAG ATGATAAAGTGGTGGAGATAGAACACGATATGGATAGAGACCCTGAACAACCTCAACCATCTGGGGATGTCCCCAACAACTCAGATGAGTCAAA ACTTAAAAGACAAAATACAGACGTAGAAGAAGACACATCCCTTGATTGGACCGGTCATCAAAGTTTGTGGAATGATTTGATTGGTCAT GAATCTGGCAGAGTTACCATTAAAGATACTTCAAAAACGTCGCAAAATGTAGAAG ATGAGGCTGTCAAGGACGTTGATGTTGAAGAAGACTCGAATGGAAACAAAATTCCTGTACAACAAGCAAGCCTCACTGATACAAA AGCTTCCACCCTTTTAAAGAAATCTATAGAAGACGAACGGTTGGTGGATTCCTCTGGCAATTTGAAAGTGAAAGAAGGCAAAATGCTTCTAACTATTGCAG AATTTTTAGCCGAGGATAGCGACCGACCCAGCACATCAAAGGGGGTTTTGGTGAAAGAGGACGTTCAAAGCTCGTCTCACCATTTCAACAATGAGAAGGAACGACAGGTTCAGAAGATTGAAGATTTTCGAAATCTTCCGCATCTCAGCTCCTCCAGTGGTGATGAATACTGGAGCGAAAGTGACGACCACCACTCC tCGCATTCATCATCTTCATGGTCGACTTGCAATTCGAGCAAAAAAGAATTTTCAGCCCCTACCAGAG CTACTTCACGCATTCAAAGACGTGGAGGTTTTCGAAATCGAGGCCGCCACATAAAGCCAAGTGCAAAGATTGCCAGGAGGAGGCAAGGATTTGCCGCTACACGGACATCATCTAACCAACAAA CTGCCAAATCAAGTGGTGAAGTGGAacattttaaatcaattgaa AAACGTGAAAAAGTTTCCATCAATGATCGGCAAGGAAGAGGGGATGCAAGCAATAGTTTGACATCCCTCTCATCATCAACAACTCTTCCCACTTCATCCTCAATAAATCACACAGTGTTTAGTTTTGATACCAGTTCTCTGAGACTCTCTGACGATAAATA CAAGAAGAAAGACTCCAGTGCTTCAGAGTCAGAACAACACGTTGGTATCCCATCAGAACATACAGAGAGATCACAAAAG TCGTCGTCACGAAAACGGCACGTTCGTTACCGCCGCAACGCCCCCACAAGAACGCAGTCACACCCCATAGACATACCGGGCCACCCTCGTTTGTCAGAGACATCGTTTAAGCGAAAAAGTTCGAGAAGTTTGTCTAACGCGAGTAGACATAGACATCCTGCTGGTGACCAACCTGTACCTCCAAGCTGTGAAAGAAAGTCAAT GGAGAGGACTTCGTTCATCCATCCCAACGAAGAAGATGTGCCCGGATGTTCGGTTCGACGCCGCAACACAAGTGAGTCAAAGGCACTGAAGCTGCATCGTGCTGCTAACCACACCGACACGACTGAGGGAGCAATTCACAGTTTTCAAG ATGAGTTTGGGAACTGGATGACTTACACATTCGGCTGTGATAGTCCCGGTGTGGCCCTTCCCGACCAACACTCACTCTATCGACCAACATCGGCCAGAAGTAGAGTGAAAAG TTCGTCGAGCATGTCCATGCAAGATTCAACGACGGAACAAGCGACATCTTCGCATCAATTTCGCTCCGAGCTCCCCTCTGATAGCATTAGCGGTCCCATGCAGAGGTTTGCATCACCTAGGTTACCAGA ACAGCAGCAACTTTTATTGGAATCAATGAGACGTATGATCGAAAACGGGCAACGGGTCCCTTCATTCCCCCCCGCTGACACCTCCCCCTCATCAATCATGTCCCAG TTGGATATTCCCAGAAGAGTTTCCACTCCCAGAGTTAAACTTCATTACAGATTAAACCTTCTGCCATTTAAGAGCATAACGATACAATATGATAGGTTAGCCCTATTGGACCTTCTAGACAG AAACGTTCTCACAGCTGACGCCGTGTTTTCCGTGATTGTTGCCGGAATAGTTGCCTTTTTCGGATTATTATTGTTGGCTCAGAATCTCTTTTATGATGTATGGGCGTTCTGGCTTTGTTTTGTCATGGCGGCGTCACAATTCTCTCTCGTTAAAAGTGTGCAGCCCGACTCAGCCTCCCCAACCCAT GGTCACAATAGAATTATTGCCTACAGCCGGCCGTTCTACTTTATAATATCAGCGTCATTGTTACTTTTGTTCAACTATTTATCCGACCCTTCCAACATATACCTTGAAGGAATACCCCTCTATGGGCTCCAGTTGTTTAATAACCACGGCTGTCAGATAGCTAGAGACTTTATGTTCG tttttgttttgttgcttCCCTGCGTGTTTCTGTTCGGTTTGCTGCCACAAATCAACacatttttgttgtatctCTTTGAACAAACGGAAATCCACGCGTTTGGTGGCAGTG CTTCCACCAGCTTAGCGGCGTCCACATTTTCACTTTTAAGAAGTCTTCTAACCGCCGCTCTTTTATACGGATTCACTTATGGAGCTCTAGTTACAAAG GAGGGCAGCCAACATATCTTGTTCTCATTGTTCTGTGGTCTTCTTATCTCTGTTTCCTACCACCTCAGCAGGCAAACTACGTCCTTGTCAACTTTGTG GTCAATTATAAAATGCAAGATATTGCCAAAGTCAAGAAACAGCGACCCCACAGACAGACTGTCGAAGGATCCAGCCACAGAGGCGGACAACATAAGTTCCAGATATACGTTCGAGACTGTG AAAAGCCGTTTGGAATCAGAGGTCATTCTTTGTCCTGTTATATCGGTTCTTTTCTTTGCTGTTCATTGTAGCACGGCATTTACTGCTTTACAG AATACACTGACCACTGTCTTGCTTTGTCTCGTCGGTGGACTTGGATTTCTTCTTCATTATTTTCTGCCACAGCTTCGAAAAAATATTCCCTGGCTCCTGTTTGCTCACCCGATACTGAAAGCCCATGAACATAAGTTGTTCGAG gtgaCCGAAAAAGCACGACTAATGTGGTTTGAACGTGTTTACATGATTTTTACTTTCTttgaaagaaatgttttattccCGGTCTTCATCATGAACGAACTGACAAGAGAGGCATCTAACGTTACAACCACATATGGCAATGC ATTTGGTTGCGTCATCATCACCGTGATTGGCTTAAAGCTGGTACGAAATGCTTACATCTCTCCAAGCACTCAGTATTTGGTGATTTCATTCTCCAAGCTTTTTGTGACGTACGATGCGAGGAATCTTGACGATTCTGTTCTTATTTCGTATTATATTTTTGGAATCTTATTTGTAAAG TTCCAAGAACTTATTATGAAGCTGCAATTTTGGCTTATCTATATCTGTCCATGGCAAATAACATGGGGTTCAGCGCTGCACGCCTTTGCCCAACCCTTTGCTGTCCCCCACAGCGCCTTCCTTGTCGCACACGCCATCCTTGCTTCTATACTGCAGGCACCCTTCGCTCCGTTTCTTGGGAGTGCCTTGTTTCTTTCGTCATACCCGAGACCCCTGAAGTTTTGGGAAAGAAATTACAA CACAAAACGCAAGGATCATTCCAATACGCCACTGTCAAGCCAGATTGGACAGGGTCCGCAATCTGATAACAACAATCTCAATTCCATATTCTATGAACACCTTACTTATTCTCTCCAGAAATCGTTGGCTGGGGATTTGGCTCTAGGAAG ATGGGGAAACGTTTATCCGGGTGATTGCTTCATCTTGGCCTCAGATGACCTCAATGCAATGGTCCACGTCGTTGAACTCGGAAACGGAGTGGTAACCTTTCAACTACGTGGCTTGGAGTTTAACG GCACTTATTGTCAACAGCGGGAGGTCGAAGCCATCAATGAAGACGCTGACGTCAGCAATGCTTGCTGTTGTTGCAAGATAGGAAAGATCAAAGGCATGCTGTCATTTAACGCCGCTTTTCACCATAGATGGTTGGCTTGGCAG GTGGTTATCAGCAACTACGTGCTGGAAGGTTACAGCATATCAGATATCAATGCCACCGCTATGCTTGGAGTATTCGATCTTCGTAAAGTTATCAACAATTACATTGTTAAG GGCATCATCTACTTCCTTATAACTCATGATTCTATTGAGAAGTGGATCCAGAATGAAAATATAAGATCTCAACTTGTCCAGCTGGAACAAGCGGATTACGCCGACGACGATCCTACGTTTGTCGGAGCCATCGATGAGGATTATGATAATTGGCTCTTTGGAGTTTCACGcgtaaaattttttgaagtcTACGGATCATGGATAGAGCACTGCTGCAAGGAGAGGTTGAAAACACATGAG GCAATAGACTACAGCCAGCCATCCAAATTGGTAACCTTGTGTTATGCAATCACTGTTTTGGGCAGACGAGCTTTAGGAACGGCGTCTCAGACTGTTTCTTCTAA TCTTGATTCATTTCTTCATGGGTTACATTCTCTCTTCAAAGGAGATTTCAGAATAACTTCTCCCAAAGACGAATGGGTGTTTGTGGACATGAATCTACTACAGAACGTTATTGCCCCTGGTGTTAGGATGGCATTAAAACTACACCAAGACTATTTTTCTA ACCCGGAAGAATACGATGAGTACGACGTTCTCTATAAAGCAGTGGAAGGCTACAGCAGCAATATGGTCATAACTCACGAAGGAGACCCCGAGTGGCGGAAAGCAGTTTTGTGCAACGTTCCGTCTTTACTGGCCTTAAG GCGAGTCACCAGTGAAACATTCATCGACCAGTACAGTGTCATTACACTCAACAACCGAGCATTAGGCTTCAGCGTGGTCAAAGTAAATCGAGAATGTGTACGCGGGCTGTGGGCTGGGCAGCAAAACgaattgatatttttaaggAACCGAAACCCAGAGCGCGGAAGCATTCAAAATGCCAAACAGGTCCTGAGAAATATGATCAATTCCTCATGCGACCAACCTATTG GTTATCCGATATATGTCTCCCCATTGACTTCATCATTTACAAATTCCAGCGAGTCACTTAACAGCATTCTTGGTGGCCCATTAACATTTTCAAGATTAAGAGCAATTTTCACCAATTTTATAACTTG TGTCCGACAAAGTTGCACAGGAAGCTGCAATAGTGGCGGTAGTGGGGCATCCCCTCCAGCCATAGCAATGCGCCCAATTCCTCCTCCAGTCGCACAAGCTCACTGTGGTTCTG TGCAAGTTACCGGCTCTCAATTTCGCCAACGTTCCGTTCAGTCAATGACGTCAATCTCAAACACTGAAGCGAGTAAAAAAGAAGGTCATGTGACCACCTCATTGTCATCTAGCGTTACGATCACTCAAACAGGCCAGCAGGAGGCAGCAATGAGCAgttcaagtcaagtcattttccaGAAGAAGTGTCCCTCTGGTTCAGACAGTAACTTGGACTTCTCCAAGTTAAGCTTGAAAAG gATATCAGATACACAGGGTGAGTCTGGGACTTGGAAGCGTTCTTTGGAGTTTGCTAATTCGAATACATCAAGCAATTCAAACGCTGATAGCAAAGTCGACATGCGTAGCTGA